Proteins encoded in a region of the Bacteroidota bacterium genome:
- a CDS encoding DegT/DnrJ/EryC1/StrS family aminotransferase has product MDEALRSQSLFRFPAKKRVSYAWVFENQIKEMMDVRACVMSPSATMSLASFLKARAYKDGSEVIMSPLSWVADYSAILFERMKIRFCSFDENLQVNVGSIKDLMNKNTVLVITPHLMGRGQQSVGEIASLCKEKGIDCIEDIAQSFGVKVGGRYAGSYGIFSFCSLNHHKILSTGDGGFSVINDADLYKKVLHIHDQGCEIVDGKRNVDEATYEKGWSLRVNDMTGAVALAQLARFPVTKYAVLEHYAAFIKVATESFPKINILSMHAGDIPYSALIRSSRRGIAYPSLLDSGWHYIENIPYFKNLVIDAASMRSLEQAKKILSTVYSIGAGFVDKYYSTPEGTYMRDTINPDKIIGTIKNII; this is encoded by the coding sequence GTGGATGAGGCTTTAAGATCGCAAAGCCTCTTTCGTTTCCCCGCGAAAAAGAGGGTGTCGTATGCATGGGTATTCGAAAACCAAATAAAGGAGATGATGGATGTCCGTGCTTGCGTGATGTCGCCATCCGCGACCATGTCGCTAGCTTCCTTTTTGAAGGCCCGGGCATACAAAGATGGCAGCGAGGTCATTATGTCGCCGTTATCATGGGTAGCCGATTATTCAGCTATTCTTTTTGAGCGCATGAAGATTCGTTTTTGTTCCTTTGATGAAAATCTACAGGTGAATGTTGGCTCGATCAAGGATCTCATGAATAAAAATACGGTACTGGTAATAACGCCGCATCTGATGGGACGGGGCCAGCAATCGGTTGGAGAAATTGCATCTTTGTGCAAGGAGAAAGGCATCGATTGTATCGAAGACATTGCTCAATCATTTGGCGTCAAAGTGGGCGGACGATACGCAGGATCTTATGGTATCTTTTCTTTCTGTTCACTCAACCACCATAAGATACTAAGCACTGGAGACGGTGGTTTTTCTGTTATCAACGACGCCGATCTATATAAGAAAGTTCTCCATATACATGACCAGGGATGCGAAATCGTGGACGGAAAGAGGAACGTAGACGAGGCGACATATGAAAAAGGATGGTCGTTGCGTGTCAATGATATGACCGGCGCGGTAGCGCTCGCACAACTAGCTCGTTTTCCTGTGACTAAATATGCCGTTCTTGAGCATTACGCTGCATTTATAAAAGTCGCTACCGAGAGTTTTCCGAAAATTAATATCCTATCCATGCACGCGGGGGATATTCCATATTCTGCCCTGATACGTTCATCTCGCAGGGGCATCGCATATCCGTCCCTTCTTGATTCGGGTTGGCATTACATAGAAAACATACCTTATTTTAAAAACCTGGTTATCGATGCGGCTAGTATGCGATCATTGGAACAGGCGAAAAAAATATTGAGCACCGTTTATTCTATTGGAGCAGGATTTGTCGATAAATATTATTCGACACCGGAAGGAACGTATATGCGTGATACAATTAATCCGGACAAGATCATTGGTACCATCAAAAACATCATATGA
- a CDS encoding LOG family protein — translation MKTITFFGSGREKENITIPAPEINSVVALVSRYYRRVLFGGTNIGFMGEFAESCVSHNMEVESVLPGWFIEKHPELIFKKAKEVIVDSLSERKRYLSNTDAVLCYPGGVGTLDELFDIIARISLGEIAVVPIFLYNHERFYSPLLLQIEYGVKTGIIKVETQSFIHTFEHVDQLEVLLKKENL, via the coding sequence ATGAAAACAATAACTTTTTTTGGTTCTGGTCGTGAAAAAGAAAATATCACCATTCCTGCCCCGGAAATCAATTCCGTCGTCGCTCTTGTGAGCAGATATTATCGGAGAGTTTTGTTTGGTGGAACCAATATCGGCTTTATGGGAGAATTTGCGGAAAGTTGTGTAAGTCATAATATGGAAGTCGAGAGTGTCCTCCCGGGATGGTTTATCGAAAAGCACCCAGAACTCATCTTTAAAAAAGCGAAAGAGGTGATCGTTGATTCACTATCGGAACGAAAACGCTATCTTTCAAACACCGATGCCGTTCTGTGTTATCCAGGTGGAGTCGGCACCCTCGATGAATTATTCGACATTATCGCTCGTATCTCGCTTGGCGAGATAGCGGTGGTACCAATATTTTTGTATAACCACGAACGGTTTTATTCTCCACTATTACTCCAGATTGAGTATGGTGTTAAGACCGGAATCATAAAGGTGGAGACCCAGTCGTTTATCCATACTTTTGAGCACGTCGATCAACTCGAGGTCTTGTTGAAAAAAGAGAATCTATGA
- a CDS encoding GNAT family N-acetyltransferase: protein MKVSLGSWDFILSSLKDEHQRAVDTYFKDQVSDTKLIVELKNEGGKSLFLKLNSSVGERGLSLLGSNEKDYHFFGDFFETFDARNLSSVVEEKRIDNIKISLLSLEGASLLQEKFRVALPNFDFHINLNSISPFIKKENLVTLRRSYARQLNLIGNRGWKIEVVNEVPREAVLFHQERWGENRGPDFFNYLNFLNKGGYSRSYILSGNGNVIAYIQNIITSSVSHYYYSIYDQKFPGSGTSVIASMLDNFTNDDALEYFSFGRGAERYKYDWANGVVKNFELRGFLIS, encoded by the coding sequence ATGAAGGTCAGCCTTGGCTCCTGGGATTTTATATTATCTTCGCTAAAAGACGAACATCAACGCGCCGTCGATACCTATTTTAAGGACCAGGTATCAGATACCAAATTGATTGTTGAGTTAAAAAATGAAGGCGGCAAAAGTTTGTTTTTAAAACTAAACTCATCTGTTGGCGAGCGTGGTTTAAGCTTATTGGGCTCCAATGAAAAAGATTACCACTTTTTCGGTGATTTTTTTGAGACCTTTGATGCACGAAACCTATCTTCGGTGGTAGAGGAAAAACGCATCGATAACATCAAAATATCATTACTATCACTAGAAGGAGCATCGCTGCTACAAGAAAAATTTCGAGTTGCCCTACCTAATTTTGATTTTCACATTAATTTGAATTCTATTTCTCCATTTATAAAAAAGGAAAATCTAGTAACCTTACGACGGTCTTACGCTAGACAATTGAACTTGATTGGAAATCGAGGATGGAAGATTGAGGTTGTTAACGAAGTTCCTCGAGAAGCCGTTCTTTTCCATCAGGAGAGATGGGGAGAAAACAGGGGACCAGATTTTTTCAACTATCTCAACTTTCTAAACAAAGGTGGCTATTCTAGATCGTACATACTTTCGGGCAATGGCAACGTCATCGCCTATATTCAGAATATTATAACGTCATCCGTGTCGCACTATTATTATTCAATATATGATCAAAAATTCCCTGGTTCTGGAACATCTGTCATTGCATCAATGCTGGATAACTTTACGAACGACGATGCCCTTGAATATTTTTCTTTCGGCCGAGGGGCGGAGCGATACAAATATGATTGGGCGAATGGGGTTGTAAAAAACTTCGAATTAAGAGGATTCCTAATATCCTAG